TGCACCGGCAACTCCACTGGCTGTGAGGGTGACCCCCATAACTGCAAGGACACCATCAAGGGTTCCAAGCGCCACATAGCGGCTCATATTGATGTATTCCCTTATAAATTCACGCAGATCCATCATAACCTTCACCACGCATGACTTAAGAGCATATTTCCTTCAATTCACAGGGGACCCGTCATGACCTTCCCGGCTCCATCCTCAGACACCATAAATCCATCAGCAGATCCTATCCCCTTCCAAGGTCCCTGTGGGCACGTGCAAGGTGTCCCGCTGCAAGGGCGCCCATAAGTGAAAGCTCCCCTGCAAGCACGGCGCCGCCAACGATCTCTGCAAACTCATGGACCTTACCCGAACCCCTCACACCCATTATGTCAAGGCACTCGGAGGCTGTTTCAAGTCCGGTACCGCCCCCGACGGTTGCCAGGGGGACATCGGGGAGGGACACCGAAAAGTAGAGGTCCCCATCACGTTCCTCTGCAAGGGTAACGCCAAGGCTACCCTCAACTATATGGGCCTCGTCCTGCCCCGTGGCAAGGAATACTGCACCTATGATATTGGCGTAGTGGGCGTTGAACCCCATGTTCCCTGCAGCTGCAGACCCAACAAGGTTCTTTGCTGTGTTAACCTCAGCTATCGACTCCGGTGTTGCCTTCAGCACCCTCTCAACAGTTTCCCCGGGTACCGTGACCTCGGCAACAAGGCTCTTACCCCTACCCTCAACAAGGTTAAGGGCTGATGGTTTCTTATCAACACAGGCGTTTCCGCTGAGGGCTATGACATGGGCTCCGGTCTTCTCTGTGAGGAGTTCAAGGGCCTTCTCTGTGGCTATGGTGACCATGTTCATCCCCATACTGTCACCTGTACTGTATACAAAACGGGGGTAGACGTAGGATCCCACCACGATGATGGGGTCTATCTTGAGGAGTTTACCGTGTCGTGTAGTTGACTCCGCCTCCTCCCTGAGGGCTTCAATGTTATCCTGCATCCATTTCCTCAGTTCAAGGGCCTCTGCAACAGAACCAGTCTTTATAACCGGGGCCCGGGTCATGCAGTCCCCTGTTACCCTCACGGTGGCCCCGCCTGAAGCCGTGATGACGGAGCAGCCCCTGTTTACCGATGCAACCAGGGCGCCCTCAGATGTTGCCAGGGGTACGTAGTAGCTTCCATCAGCGTGCTCACCATTTATCTTAAGGGGCCCTGCAACCCCGAGGGGTATCTGGATTACGCCCACAGGGTTCTCTATGTTCCTTGCGGAGGCCCTCTCCATGTCTATACTGTAATTTGCTATGTGCCTTAAGCTGGCCCCCGAGACCCTTTCTATGAACTCCCTCCTTACCCTGACGGCCTCATCAGCCGGGAGGTGCCTCTCAAGTTCATGGAGTTTCATCCTTCCATTTAGAAGATCATCAATAAGTGACATGATAAACCAACCCTCCAATCAGCTAAAGTTTTTCATCAAGTAACATGAGAGCCCTAAAGGATCTCCCTGATATGTTCCACCACTGCTGAGGGCTGGTCAACCACCACAGCCCCTGCAGCCTCAAGGGCCTCCCTCTTGCTTCTGGCGGTTCCCTTTCCACCCTCGATTATTGCACCAGCATGGCCCATCCGTTTACCCGGCGGGGCTGTTGCGCCTGAGATGAAGGCAAGGACCGGTTTTGACATGTGCTCCCTTATGTAATCGGCGGCCCTTTCCTCTGCATCACCACCTATCTCGCCTATGAGGACCACTGCGTCTGTATCAGGGTCCTCCTCGAATTTTTCAAGGACGTCAATGAATCCAAGCCCGGTTACAGGGTCTCCGCCTATACCCACACATGTGCTCTGGCCGAAGCCCGCCTCGGTGAGCTGGGCGGCGAATTCATAGGTGAGGGTGCCGCTCCTTGAGACTATCCCTATCCTGCCCTCATCAAATATGTGGGTTGGCATGATGCCAAGCTTACCCACACCTGGTGTTATTATGCCCGGAGTGTTGGGACCTATAACAGTCTTACCCATCCTCCTTGCGTACTCCATTATCTGCATCGAGTCGTGGACCGGTATGTGCTCTGTGATGATAACAACAAGGTCAAGGTGCCTTATTGACTCAAAGGCCGCGTCCTTTGCAAAGGGTGCCGGTACGAATATTATGGACGCGTTGACATCCATCTCCTCGGTGACCTCCTCGACCGAGTTGTAGACGTTGAGGCCCAGGAATTCTTGACCACCCTTCCCGGGTGTTACGCCTGCAACGATTCTTGTACCGTATTCAAGCATCTGTTCAGTGTGAAATGATCCCTGTTTACCTGTTATGCCCTGAACCAGGCATCTGGTATCTTCATCAAGCAGTATCATGATAGATCCCCTCCAGAGTATATTGGATGGACATAATAATAATTATTTCTCTATATACACAGGTCCTGTGAGACCCTAAAACCGGGGCGCGCTGCGGATTGATTCCTGTTCTTTCATACCCTGAGTATCCTCGTCCTCTCCTCAAAGGGCACTGCAAGGTCTATGAGATTACCGTTAAGGAATGCTGTTGCAGATACTATCACGCTTCCGGGTATAACATAGGAGGGCGACCCCCTCTTCACCAGGTAGACGTTCTTGTGTCCAAGGGCTGCCCCGATCATTGCCCCTGCTGCGACACCAACGCTCTCAATGTCCTCTATGGTCGCAACAACCACAGGGTCATCTGTCTTATCTGAAACATAGCCCACACCGGGGATTTCCCTGACCCCTGGAGCTATCTCATCACTGACATCGGTAACACCCCCCATACCCCTCGCGGCTTCTATTGCTGAATTTGCAACGTCAGCAACAAAGTCCTCACCACCATAGGTATCGAAGGCGAGTATAACTGCATCGGGGTAGCGGTCCTGCCTTATCACCGCCTCGGCATATGATATGCCCTCCCCTGCACCATCGGGTTCATCTGATATGCCTTCAAGGTCCCCAAGACTCTCTGATGAATCCCTCAGTATCTCAACTATTGCCCTGTTGACGGTTTCAAGTTTATCATCGGGTACGAAGGCGCTTATTACCACATCATCCCCTGTTATGTTTGTCAGTGCTGCGCCCTCTGCACCTGCATCAAGGAGACCTGGTATGGAGGCCTCCAGTGACCTTATAAGTTCCATGCTGCAGCTCGTATCATTGTCAGATATGTCTGCGCCTATTGAAGTTATCTTCAAAGAAATCACCTTAACCTAATTTAGAGTGAAGAGATAAATAGGTTTCACATTCAAAGAAATCACCCTTCTTCAGTGAGAATGTGATGGCCCATGAGGGATATGTAAAATTTTATTACCGCAAAGGACATATATAGATTTGCAGAAAATCTTTATTTCTCAGATAACCATAAGGAAGGAGAACCATTTAAAATGAAAACCAGGATCTGCGTCCCAGTATCCGAAAGAACACCTGAACTTGCACTTGAATCAGCAGGCAGAGCCATTGATAAGGGGGCTGATCTCCTTGAAATAAGAATTGACACCCTCAGAGAACCTGACCCTGACTCTGTGAAGGAACTGATAGATGATATAGGGTTTCCGGTGATAGCAACCTGCAGGCCGCCATCAGAGGGCGGCCAGTACAGGGGTGGTGAGGATGAAAGGATAGTCCTCCTTGAGGCCGCTGCAGAGGCTGCTGATTATGTTGATGTCGAACTGAGAACGGACCAGGAGCACATCATGAGGGTTACAGGGAAGGCCGAGAGGAGTATAATTTCCTACCACAACTTCAATGAAACACCATCCCTTGATGCCCTGCTGAGGATTGTCAAAATGGAAAAGGAACTGGGGAACATGGCAAAGGTGGCTGTGATGCCAGAAAACAGGGCAGATACCCTGGTGGTTCTCCAGTTACTTGCAGTTGAGGATGAAACCATCGCCATATCCATGGGGGAGATGGGCAGCTACACCAGGGCCGTCTGCGCCCTCTTCGGCTCACCCATAACCTTCGCATCCCTTGATGCCTCAACAGCCCCCGGGCAGATGGACCTTGAAAGGACACGGACCCTTATCGAGAACCTGATACTGGAGGATGATTAGAATGAAGAAGCTGGCTGTTGCTCTTATCGCGGTTATCCTGATTGCAGCTGCAGGTATATTTTATTATGCTGAGAACGCCGATGCGGTCGATATCACCATAAAGACGGATGGGGTTAACATTACAGTTGAGGCCAGGACAATGATGTTCACAAGTGCCCCTACTGCAATGGAGCAGGAGATCGGTAATTACATGGCGGATGTGATCAACGACCCTGACAGTACCGTTGATTCGATAAAGGCTGATGTGAAGGAAATAGCTAAAGAGTACGGTTACAGGAAGATTGATGTGAGGATAGAATCCCAGTTCGGTGTCGACCAGCTGCCGATGCCCGCGGTTGTGAGCGGTGACTCAATGTACCCGACACTCAGGGATGGACAGGAACTCATAGTGCTTAAAACCGATGATTACAGGGTCGGTGACATTGTAATCGCAAAGCACCCCGAATATGGCCTCATAGTAAAGAGGGTGGGTAAGATTGAAGGATCAAGGGTCTACCTCATGAGTGATAACAAGAAGGTGGAGCGAATCTACACTCCAACCTCAGTGATTGTGAGGACACCCCTGAATACATGGGTGCCACGCTCAGCCATTGTTGGTGTTGTGAAGAAGTACTGAGAAGCTCCTTACCTATTTTTCTGATTTCATTTTTTTAAATATAAGTGTATGTGGATGGAATCTCCTTCTGAATCTGCTTAAAAATTAAAATGTTCCCCTGGTGAACTCCAGAAGCATGTCCAAGGATTGAAATGTTCCCTAAGTAAACTCAGAGAGCCTCCGTATCTTCTTAACAGATTAAGGTTCCCTAAGTAAACTCAGAGAGCCTCTGTATCCTTTTAAGCATGTTCGGGTGTGTTGATATGAGTTCAAGTATCCTTGCACCTGCACCGACCCTGACGCCTGTGTACTTCAGTCTCTGGAGTTCCCCTGGACTTATGGTCCCATCCATGTCCATGTCAAGCTGTCTGAGGTCGTTGATCTCGTTCCTGGCATCCGTGACGTCGTTGAGGAAGAAGGCCTTCACGCCTTCAATCTGCTTGAGGTCGTCCCTGTCAAACCTTGCAGATCCATAGACCAGCTTGTAGAGTGCACTTGCAAGTTTGTGGGGCTGACCCCCAATTTCAATGCTCCCCTGGTCCGCATAGTACTCCCTGGTCCTTGAGATGAAGAGGACTATGAGCTGGCCAAGGAAGTATGCCAGTAGCGCTGCAAGGCCAATCAGGCTTGCATCATCGTCCCTGCTGTAGAGTGTGCTCCAGAAGATGTAGTAGCATATGAGTGGAACCGCACTCACAAGGGTCATTACTATCATGTCACTGTGCTTTATGTGGGATATTTCATGTCCGAGGACTGCCCTGAGTTCCTCCTCATCAAGGAGGTTGAGTATACCCCTTGTTACACACACCCTTCCATCTGATTTGCTTCTTCCGAAGGCGAAGGCATTCGGCACGTCTATCTCAGCTATACCAACCCTTGGTTTTGGTATCCCTGCGTTCATTGCAAGTTCCGACACCATGGCATGGAGCCTCGGGGCCTCCGCCTCTGTAACGTAGTGTACGTTCATGGTGAGTTCCACTATCTTGGGGGATATGAGGTACTGGATGAATACTATTCCAAGGCCCAGGAGGGCGTAGAAGAGGGGGCCTCCAAAGCCCATGAAGGCTCCTATGGCAATCAGTATGGCGTAGATTATTCCAAATAGGAGTGCTGTGGCAAGGAACATTCTGAGTTTAAGTTTCCATGTGCTGAGTTTTCTCATTTTGGGGTTTTCCTCCGTTCAGCAAATATTAGTTACAAACTGTTATTTTATTCAAGGCTAATATAAATTTTTCGTGTTTTATTAACCTGGTTTATCAACGAGAAACACCATATAAATGTTTAACGAGAAACACCATATAAATGTTTGGGGGTGATGTGGTGAATAACCTGAGACTGGGTATAATCCTGATTGTATTTGCACTTGCTGGCTGCTCACATGCAGTTAAGATTGGTGAGGGAAACTATGGCTGCATGGAAAAGGAGCACTCTTGAAACAAGAGCTCCAATGAAACCATAGCAATCATAATAGACGTCCACCCGGGGAATACTGTGTGCATAACGCCCTAAAATACCAGTTAAGGAAGAGCAAACTGAAGAAGAGATACGTGTATCATGTACATGTTACACGAAACCCCCTGAGCTTCTCAGGAGGGCCTATGAGGGGTCAGCTCCCTGCAAGGGACTTCGTGGTACCTGATGTCAGGAATGAAAAAACCCATGCTTGTTGTTGACACTCAAGGGAGGCTGGAGACTTTGTCTCATACTATGGGAATGAAAAACCCATGCTTGTTGTTGACTGTCATGAAAACCGTTACATGGAAAGTGGATACGCGTATCCAAGGTTCATATACCCCATATCAAAGGGTACCGCCACCATGAACTATGGAAACCAGATTGTATCAAGGATGCCATTCCTCAGGATTTACACA
The sequence above is drawn from the Methanothermobacter wolfeii genome and encodes:
- the aroD gene encoding type I 3-dehydroquinate dehydratase; translation: MKTRICVPVSERTPELALESAGRAIDKGADLLEIRIDTLREPDPDSVKELIDDIGFPVIATCRPPSEGGQYRGGEDERIVLLEAAAEAADYVDVELRTDQEHIMRVTGKAERSIISYHNFNETPSLDALLRIVKMEKELGNMAKVAVMPENRADTLVVLQLLAVEDETIAISMGEMGSYTRAVCALFGSPITFASLDASTAPGQMDLERTRTLIENLILEDD
- the sucD gene encoding succinate--CoA ligase subunit alpha; its protein translation is MILLDEDTRCLVQGITGKQGSFHTEQMLEYGTRIVAGVTPGKGGQEFLGLNVYNSVEEVTEEMDVNASIIFVPAPFAKDAAFESIRHLDLVVIITEHIPVHDSMQIMEYARRMGKTVIGPNTPGIITPGVGKLGIMPTHIFDEGRIGIVSRSGTLTYEFAAQLTEAGFGQSTCVGIGGDPVTGLGFIDVLEKFEEDPDTDAVVLIGEIGGDAEERAADYIREHMSKPVLAFISGATAPPGKRMGHAGAIIEGGKGTARSKREALEAAGAVVVDQPSAVVEHIREIL
- a CDS encoding S24/S26 family peptidase — protein: MKKLAVALIAVILIAAAGIFYYAENADAVDITIKTDGVNITVEARTMMFTSAPTAMEQEIGNYMADVINDPDSTVDSIKADVKEIAKEYGYRKIDVRIESQFGVDQLPMPAVVSGDSMYPTLRDGQELIVLKTDDYRVGDIVIAKHPEYGLIVKRVGKIEGSRVYLMSDNKKVERIYTPTSVIVRTPLNTWVPRSAIVGVVKKY
- the hmgA gene encoding hydroxymethylglutaryl-CoA reductase (NADPH), whose protein sequence is MSLIDDLLNGRMKLHELERHLPADEAVRVRREFIERVSGASLRHIANYSIDMERASARNIENPVGVIQIPLGVAGPLKINGEHADGSYYVPLATSEGALVASVNRGCSVITASGGATVRVTGDCMTRAPVIKTGSVAEALELRKWMQDNIEALREEAESTTRHGKLLKIDPIIVVGSYVYPRFVYSTGDSMGMNMVTIATEKALELLTEKTGAHVIALSGNACVDKKPSALNLVEGRGKSLVAEVTVPGETVERVLKATPESIAEVNTAKNLVGSAAAGNMGFNAHYANIIGAVFLATGQDEAHIVEGSLGVTLAEERDGDLYFSVSLPDVPLATVGGGTGLETASECLDIMGVRGSGKVHEFAEIVGGAVLAGELSLMGALAAGHLARAHRDLGRG
- a CDS encoding zinc metalloprotease HtpX, whose amino-acid sequence is MRKLSTWKLKLRMFLATALLFGIIYAILIAIGAFMGFGGPLFYALLGLGIVFIQYLISPKIVELTMNVHYVTEAEAPRLHAMVSELAMNAGIPKPRVGIAEIDVPNAFAFGRSKSDGRVCVTRGILNLLDEEELRAVLGHEISHIKHSDMIVMTLVSAVPLICYYIFWSTLYSRDDDASLIGLAALLAYFLGQLIVLFISRTREYYADQGSIEIGGQPHKLASALYKLVYGSARFDRDDLKQIEGVKAFFLNDVTDARNEINDLRQLDMDMDGTISPGELQRLKYTGVRVGAGARILELISTHPNMLKRIQRLSEFT